Proteins encoded by one window of Tunturibacter psychrotolerans:
- the tkt gene encoding transketolase produces the protein MSEQQDSKQHEIDQISINALRFLAVDMVEKAKSGHPGAPLGCSPIAYLLYHKIMKHDPSDPQWIDRDRFVLSNGHASALLYGALHLSGYDLPMSQLEQFRQWGSHTPGHPERGEAPGVEVTTGPLGQGFAMAVGLAIAERHQAAVYNRDTYNIVDHHTYVLCGDGDMMEGISHEAASLAGTLALGKLIVLYDDNLISLDGPTELSFTEDVTKRFEGYHWHVQYVADGNDLVAIEKAILAAKAETAKPSLIRVRTVIGYGSPKAGTNKVHGEAMGPEATKETKKNLGWPEDKSFYVPDEARKNWDTIKLRGKDLHASWTAEFEEYAKAYPEPSAQFDRTIKAKMAEGWEKKIPTFPTEKPMATRNAGQAVMQAIENVVPELFGGAADLTASTKTIFKDSPSFHVDPAGRNVFFGVREFGMCAAVNGMAAHGGLIPFGSTFFTFSDYCRNALRLAALMGLHSLFIFTHDSIGLGEDGPTHQPVEQLMSLRVIPHLTDFRPADANETAACWQLALERKSASFMALSRQDLPTIDATIARAGARFGAYEVVSHGKDLILIATGSEVGLITKAAEELKAAGINATVVSMPSFHIYDEQSDEYKAKLLPEATPKLAVEAGATLGWYKYVGHNGGVIGLDRFGASSPGAIALDKLGFSVANVVEHAKKLVKK, from the coding sequence ATGAGCGAACAGCAGGATTCGAAGCAGCACGAAATTGACCAGATCTCCATCAACGCCCTCCGCTTTCTCGCCGTCGATATGGTGGAGAAGGCAAAGTCGGGGCACCCAGGAGCGCCGCTTGGATGCTCTCCGATCGCTTATCTGCTCTACCACAAGATCATGAAGCACGATCCGTCCGATCCGCAGTGGATCGATCGGGACCGGTTTGTTCTCTCGAACGGACACGCTTCGGCGCTGCTGTACGGTGCGCTTCATCTCTCTGGTTACGATCTGCCGATGTCGCAGCTGGAGCAGTTCCGGCAGTGGGGTTCGCACACTCCGGGGCATCCGGAGCGAGGCGAGGCTCCTGGTGTCGAGGTTACGACTGGACCGCTTGGACAGGGTTTCGCAATGGCAGTCGGCCTGGCGATCGCTGAACGGCATCAGGCTGCGGTTTACAACCGCGATACGTACAACATCGTCGATCACCACACGTATGTGCTCTGCGGTGATGGCGACATGATGGAAGGCATCTCGCACGAGGCTGCTTCGCTGGCCGGAACGCTAGCTCTCGGCAAGCTGATTGTGCTTTACGACGACAACCTGATCTCCCTCGATGGACCGACGGAGCTGTCGTTCACCGAGGATGTGACCAAGCGTTTCGAGGGCTACCACTGGCACGTTCAGTATGTTGCTGATGGAAACGATCTGGTAGCGATTGAGAAGGCGATTCTTGCTGCTAAGGCTGAGACGGCGAAGCCTTCATTGATCCGCGTGCGCACAGTGATCGGTTATGGCAGCCCGAAGGCCGGCACGAACAAGGTTCACGGTGAGGCAATGGGACCTGAGGCAACGAAGGAGACCAAGAAGAACCTTGGTTGGCCTGAGGACAAGAGCTTCTACGTTCCCGACGAGGCTCGCAAAAACTGGGACACGATCAAGCTGCGCGGCAAAGACCTGCATGCTTCGTGGACGGCGGAGTTTGAGGAGTACGCGAAGGCCTATCCGGAACCGTCGGCTCAGTTTGACCGGACGATCAAGGCCAAGATGGCCGAGGGATGGGAGAAGAAGATTCCGACCTTCCCCACTGAGAAGCCGATGGCCACGCGTAACGCCGGACAAGCTGTGATGCAGGCGATTGAGAACGTGGTGCCGGAGCTTTTTGGTGGTGCGGCCGATCTGACTGCTTCCACCAAGACGATCTTCAAAGATTCACCAAGTTTTCATGTGGACCCTGCGGGACGTAATGTGTTCTTCGGCGTGCGCGAGTTCGGCATGTGCGCGGCGGTGAATGGCATGGCAGCACACGGTGGATTGATTCCGTTTGGCTCGACATTTTTTACGTTCTCGGACTACTGCCGCAATGCACTGCGTCTGGCTGCGCTGATGGGCTTGCACTCTTTGTTCATCTTCACGCACGATTCGATCGGACTGGGCGAGGATGGACCGACCCACCAGCCAGTCGAACAACTGATGAGCCTGCGTGTCATTCCTCATCTCACTGACTTCCGTCCGGCGGATGCGAATGAGACAGCGGCTTGCTGGCAGTTGGCGCTGGAGCGCAAGAGCGCGAGCTTCATGGCGCTGTCGCGTCAGGATCTGCCGACGATCGATGCGACGATTGCACGTGCTGGTGCGCGCTTCGGTGCGTACGAAGTGGTTTCGCATGGCAAGGATCTGATCCTCATCGCGACTGGGTCCGAGGTTGGACTGATCACGAAGGCTGCTGAAGAGTTGAAGGCCGCGGGCATCAACGCAACTGTTGTTTCGATGCCGAGCTTCCATATCTACGACGAGCAGAGCGACGAGTACAAAGCGAAGTTGTTGCCGGAAGCTACGCCGAAGCTGGCCGTAGAAGCTGGCGCAACGCTGGGATGGTACAAGTACGTCGGCCATAACGGCGGTGTAATCGGCCTGGATCGTTTCGGTGCTTCATCACCTGGAGCGATCGCTTTGGATAAGCTAGGTTTCAGCGTTGCGAACGTAGTGGAGCACGCCAAAAAGCTGGTGAAGAAGTAG
- a CDS encoding superoxide dismutase, giving the protein MAYELPPLPYDYAALEPSIDEATMKLHHDKHHQTYVTNLNGAVEKHPEIGKKSPEELIKDLASIPEDVRKVVQNNGGGHVNHTMFWQIMKPKGGGEPSGDIAAQIKADFGNFEDFKKQFNETTAKQFGSGWGWLIFEGGKLKIVTTANQDNPISQGHYPILGNDVWEHAYYLKYQNKRPDYLAAWWNTVNWDEINKRFATAKTHK; this is encoded by the coding sequence GTGGCCTACGAACTACCACCTTTGCCATACGATTACGCGGCGCTTGAGCCCTCCATCGACGAAGCCACGATGAAGCTCCACCACGACAAGCATCACCAGACCTACGTCACCAATTTGAACGGCGCGGTAGAGAAGCACCCCGAGATCGGCAAGAAGTCGCCCGAAGAACTCATCAAAGACCTCGCCAGCATCCCCGAAGACGTGCGCAAGGTCGTCCAGAACAACGGAGGCGGCCACGTCAACCACACCATGTTCTGGCAGATCATGAAGCCCAAGGGCGGTGGAGAACCCAGCGGCGACATCGCCGCGCAGATCAAGGCCGACTTCGGAAACTTCGAAGACTTCAAGAAGCAGTTCAACGAGACCACAGCCAAACAGTTCGGCTCGGGCTGGGGCTGGCTTATCTTCGAAGGCGGCAAGTTGAAGATCGTCACCACGGCAAACCAGGACAATCCCATCTCACAGGGCCACTACCCCATCCTCGGCAACGACGTGTGGGAACACGCCTACTACCTCAAGTACCAGAACAAGCGGCCAGACTACCTCGCCGCGTGGTGGAACACCGTGAACTGGGACGAGATTAACAAGCGCTTCGCCACTGCCAAAACTCACAAGTAA
- the typA gene encoding translational GTPase TypA yields MSNSTAIAVTPIFNIAIIAHVDHGKTTLVDAMLRQSGTFRSNEAVADRVMDSNDLEKERGITILAKNTALYYHDNKINIVDTPGHADFGGEVERALKMVDGVVLLVDASEGPLPQTRYVLSKALEAGLTPMVVINKIDRPDARPQEVLNEVYDLFIDLDADESVLDFPVLYTNGKLGTATKDLTVTGTDLQPLFEQIIQTIPVAKGEPEGAVQILVTNLDYSDYLGRLAIGRVFNGTMRTGQEYNVAKIDGTFTKHKITKLFSFSGLKRTDIEETQIGDIVAIAGIPGITIGESFCDVENPKPLPPIIIDDPTIAIQFNVNNSPFAGREGKFVTSRNLRDRLDKELLTNVSLKMQETGSPDSFKVLGRGELQLGILIEMMRREGFEMMVSRPEIVTKKIDDAVMEPVEHLSIDVPENFVGTVIERLGPRKGEMVKMVNHGSGRVRMEFRIPSRGLIGLRSEMLTETRGTIIMNSILDGYIAYQGEIPQRLSGALISDRQGTTTAYALEGLQDRGVLFVSDSVEVYEGMVVGEHSRDNDLDVNCVREKKLSNMRASGSDDAVRLVPYKQLTLEQCIEFIADDELVEVTPKSLRLRKKVLQANRRPRKGSGE; encoded by the coding sequence GTGAGCAACTCAACCGCAATAGCTGTTACGCCCATCTTCAACATCGCCATCATCGCCCACGTCGATCATGGCAAAACCACCCTCGTCGACGCCATGCTGCGCCAGTCAGGCACCTTCCGCTCCAACGAAGCCGTCGCCGACCGCGTCATGGACTCCAACGATCTTGAAAAAGAGCGCGGTATCACCATTCTCGCCAAGAACACCGCCCTCTACTACCACGACAACAAGATCAACATCGTTGACACCCCGGGCCACGCCGACTTCGGCGGAGAAGTAGAACGCGCCCTCAAGATGGTCGACGGCGTCGTCCTCCTCGTCGATGCCTCTGAAGGCCCCCTGCCCCAGACCCGCTACGTGCTCTCGAAGGCCCTCGAAGCCGGCCTCACCCCAATGGTCGTCATCAACAAGATCGACCGCCCCGACGCTCGTCCCCAGGAAGTCCTCAACGAAGTCTATGACCTCTTCATCGACCTCGACGCCGACGAGTCCGTCCTCGACTTCCCCGTCCTCTACACCAACGGCAAGCTGGGCACCGCCACCAAGGACCTCACCGTCACCGGCACCGACCTCCAGCCTCTCTTTGAGCAGATCATCCAGACCATCCCCGTCGCCAAAGGCGAGCCCGAGGGCGCCGTCCAGATCCTCGTCACCAACCTCGACTACTCCGACTACCTCGGTCGTCTAGCCATCGGTCGTGTCTTCAACGGCACCATGCGCACCGGCCAGGAGTACAACGTCGCCAAGATCGACGGCACCTTCACCAAACACAAGATCACCAAGCTCTTCAGCTTCTCCGGTCTCAAGCGCACCGACATCGAAGAGACTCAGATCGGTGACATCGTCGCCATCGCGGGCATCCCCGGCATCACAATCGGCGAAAGCTTCTGCGACGTCGAAAATCCCAAGCCGCTGCCGCCCATCATCATCGACGATCCCACTATCGCCATCCAGTTCAATGTCAACAACTCCCCCTTCGCAGGCCGCGAAGGAAAGTTCGTCACCTCGCGCAATCTCCGCGACCGCCTCGACAAAGAACTCCTCACCAACGTCTCGCTCAAGATGCAGGAGACAGGCTCGCCCGACTCCTTCAAGGTCCTCGGCCGCGGTGAACTTCAGCTCGGCATCCTCATCGAGATGATGCGGCGTGAAGGCTTCGAGATGATGGTCAGCCGTCCCGAGATCGTCACCAAGAAGATCGACGACGCCGTCATGGAGCCGGTCGAACACCTCTCCATCGACGTCCCCGAAAACTTCGTCGGCACCGTCATCGAGCGCCTCGGACCAAGAAAAGGCGAGATGGTCAAGATGGTCAATCACGGCTCAGGCCGCGTCCGCATGGAGTTCCGCATCCCCTCTCGCGGTCTCATCGGCCTCCGCTCCGAGATGCTCACCGAGACCCGCGGCACCATCATCATGAACTCCATCCTCGACGGGTACATCGCCTACCAGGGTGAGATTCCGCAGCGTCTCTCGGGTGCTTTGATCTCCGACCGCCAGGGCACCACCACTGCCTACGCGCTCGAAGGGCTTCAGGACCGCGGCGTCCTCTTCGTCTCCGACAGCGTTGAAGTCTACGAGGGCATGGTCGTCGGCGAACACTCGCGCGACAACGATCTCGACGTCAACTGCGTCCGCGAAAAGAAGCTTTCGAACATGCGCGCCTCGGGCTCGGACGACGCCGTCCGCCTCGTGCCCTACAAGCAGCTCACCCTCGAGCAGTGCATCGAGTTCATCGCCGACGACGAGCTCGTCGAGGTGACCCCGAAGTCCCTCCGCCTGCGTAAGAAGGTCCTGCAAGCCAACCGCCGCCCACGCAAGGGTTCCGGCGAATAA
- a CDS encoding glycoside hydrolase family 15 protein, whose product MNDLTASYRWLDDDGPAFGAPGLEPRWTSSEKDAVATAYAASSRVWFTVSHGTLNEIYYPTIDRPQTRDMELLFSDGETFIHEEKRNFEYDFHYIDSAAPAVRVVASDLDGRYTVTKEFISDPHHPVVLMNVKISGDKEVLSRLKCYALLAPHLNGGGAGNSARSIDVAGQRCVLAWKGETSLAFGASCGFIRSSCGYVGSSDGFQNLTQDMRMSWQFGQALDGNLAVMGEIDIAENPEFTIAISFGDGHHAAIAQMMQTLATPYADHQKRFVDQWKRVSSPARLAKASTDGGKLMGISHNVLLTHEDKTYSGAFIASASVPWGASKGDSDLGGYHLVWTRDMVQTASALLACGRTDTALRALVYLACTQKPDGSFAQNFWIDGTPYWTGIQLDEVAFPIILAWRLWKQNGLGNFDVFPFVERAAAFLVRYAPVTQQERWEEAAGYSPSTLAAVISGLICAADIARDRESVELADYLETYADWIEAHLDEWTTTTEGVLHPDVKYHYMRIRPPAKGEPFHDVSLPPGMIRINNREPGERNVFEAREVIDGGFLELVRYGIRRPDDPLIVDSLKVVDHVLKIETPFGDSWRRYNHDGYGQKKDGGPYDGSGQGRAWPILTGERGHYELCAGSDFSQYIKAIEQFSSVGGMLPEQVWDYYDIPSRGMYRGRSAGSAQPLVWAHAEYLKLLRSAADGRVFDRIKAVEDRYAVANEKRTFSNHIEIFEPGRPICSLLSGHTLRIVDRESFYAVYTYDNWATTLRVESRSVGFSGSFVDISTGADQIGKITFTLAYPVEDQQDRWLGRNIDVAINAVPASTKV is encoded by the coding sequence ATGAACGACCTAACCGCTTCTTACCGTTGGCTTGACGACGATGGACCCGCATTTGGGGCTCCTGGGCTGGAACCTCGCTGGACTTCGAGCGAGAAGGATGCTGTAGCCACCGCCTATGCGGCTTCGAGTCGTGTGTGGTTTACGGTTTCGCACGGAACCTTGAACGAGATCTATTACCCGACGATCGACCGTCCGCAGACTCGCGATATGGAGCTGCTGTTCAGCGATGGCGAGACTTTCATCCACGAAGAGAAGCGCAACTTCGAATATGACTTCCATTACATCGATAGCGCTGCGCCTGCGGTCAGGGTTGTAGCGAGCGATCTGGATGGTCGTTACACGGTGACCAAGGAGTTCATCAGCGATCCGCATCATCCGGTAGTGCTGATGAACGTGAAGATAAGCGGGGATAAAGAGGTTCTGTCGCGGCTGAAGTGCTACGCGCTGCTGGCGCCTCATCTCAACGGTGGCGGAGCGGGGAACTCGGCTCGATCGATCGATGTGGCGGGACAGCGGTGTGTGTTGGCGTGGAAGGGCGAGACCTCACTGGCTTTTGGCGCGAGCTGCGGTTTTATCAGGTCTTCGTGTGGTTATGTTGGCTCCAGCGACGGCTTCCAGAATCTGACACAGGACATGCGAATGAGCTGGCAGTTTGGTCAGGCTCTCGACGGCAATCTCGCCGTTATGGGCGAGATCGATATTGCGGAGAATCCGGAGTTTACGATCGCGATCTCGTTTGGCGACGGTCATCACGCTGCCATTGCGCAGATGATGCAGACGCTGGCGACGCCTTATGCAGATCATCAGAAGCGCTTTGTGGATCAGTGGAAACGGGTGAGCTCGCCGGCGCGGCTGGCGAAGGCGTCGACTGACGGCGGCAAGCTGATGGGGATTAGCCACAATGTGCTGCTGACGCATGAGGATAAGACGTACTCGGGCGCGTTTATTGCGTCGGCCTCGGTGCCGTGGGGAGCGTCGAAGGGTGACTCGGACCTGGGCGGCTACCACCTGGTTTGGACTCGGGATATGGTGCAGACGGCGAGTGCTCTGCTGGCGTGTGGGAGGACCGATACGGCGCTGCGGGCGTTGGTGTATCTGGCGTGTACGCAGAAGCCGGACGGAAGCTTTGCACAGAATTTCTGGATTGATGGGACCCCTTACTGGACGGGGATTCAGCTGGACGAGGTTGCGTTTCCGATCATTCTGGCGTGGCGTCTTTGGAAGCAAAATGGGCTGGGGAATTTTGACGTGTTTCCGTTTGTCGAGCGGGCTGCGGCGTTTCTGGTGCGGTATGCTCCGGTGACACAGCAGGAACGCTGGGAGGAGGCGGCGGGGTATTCGCCATCGACGCTGGCGGCGGTGATCTCCGGGTTGATCTGCGCGGCGGATATTGCTCGGGATCGCGAGTCGGTGGAGTTGGCAGACTATCTGGAGACATATGCGGACTGGATTGAGGCGCATCTGGATGAGTGGACTACTACGACCGAGGGCGTTTTGCATCCGGATGTGAAGTATCATTACATGCGAATCCGTCCGCCAGCCAAGGGGGAGCCGTTTCATGATGTCTCGCTGCCCCCGGGGATGATTCGAATTAATAATCGTGAGCCTGGCGAGAGGAATGTGTTCGAGGCCCGCGAGGTGATCGATGGAGGCTTCTTGGAGCTTGTGCGGTATGGGATTCGGCGGCCGGATGATCCGTTGATCGTCGATTCGCTGAAGGTGGTCGATCACGTTCTGAAGATCGAAACGCCATTTGGAGACTCCTGGCGGCGCTACAACCACGACGGATACGGACAAAAGAAGGATGGCGGCCCGTATGACGGTTCAGGGCAGGGCCGCGCGTGGCCGATTCTGACCGGCGAGAGAGGACACTACGAGCTTTGTGCGGGGAGCGATTTCAGCCAGTACATCAAGGCAATCGAACAGTTCAGTTCGGTTGGTGGAATGCTTCCTGAACAGGTCTGGGACTATTACGATATTCCTTCGAGAGGGATGTATCGGGGTCGATCGGCCGGTTCGGCTCAACCGCTAGTATGGGCTCATGCAGAGTATTTGAAGCTACTGCGTTCGGCGGCCGATGGGCGGGTGTTTGATCGGATCAAGGCTGTGGAAGACCGCTATGCCGTCGCGAATGAAAAGCGCACGTTTAGTAACCATATCGAGATATTCGAGCCAGGCCGGCCCATCTGCTCGCTCCTTTCGGGACACACGCTTCGCATCGTCGACCGGGAGTCTTTTTATGCCGTCTACACGTATGACAACTGGGCGACGACACTCAGGGTCGAATCGCGCTCTGTAGGGTTTTCCGGATCATTTGTGGATATCTCAACGGGAGCCGACCAGATAGGCAAGATCACGTTTACGCTTGCGTACCCGGTAGAGGACCAGCAGGATCGTTGGCTGGGACGAAATATTGATGTTGCTATCAATGCGGTTCCGGCATCTACCAAGGTGTAA
- a CDS encoding alpha-E domain-containing protein, producing MLSRVADSLYWMSRYLERAEHTTRLLDVNLNLMLDESPISAERRWQRVLDALGRPKNIEWTGEPYALTQALTFDTDNKASILSCIIAARENSRHVREQISTEQWHRLNSLYLQVTRPELQHRTLSEALGAGMTQPSEFLQSVMEAAHQFQGVTDSTMNHGEGWQFIQVGRYIERACATALLLQAYHVDLWEHPERAIDGNEYLDWMGLLRSATAFEAYCKVYTADLTPDQIFEFLLLDEEFPHSVRFSIDSLQCALEKIQGDSGRSRADGLRRLSGRLQSSLNYSSVDEILNQDVVAYLGGIQAQCRAIHETIYELYVDYSIQAALAG from the coding sequence ATGCTGTCACGGGTTGCGGATAGTTTGTACTGGATGAGCCGGTATCTCGAGCGCGCGGAACATACGACGCGGCTGCTGGATGTTAATCTGAACCTTATGCTCGATGAGAGCCCGATCAGCGCCGAGCGGCGATGGCAGCGTGTGTTGGATGCTCTGGGCAGGCCGAAGAATATCGAGTGGACAGGGGAGCCGTATGCGTTGACACAAGCGCTGACTTTCGACACGGACAACAAGGCTTCGATTCTGTCGTGCATTATTGCAGCGCGGGAGAACTCGCGGCATGTGAGGGAGCAGATTTCGACAGAGCAGTGGCACCGGCTTAACAGCCTTTATTTGCAGGTGACGCGACCAGAGCTCCAGCACCGTACGCTGTCGGAGGCCCTCGGGGCGGGAATGACGCAGCCGAGCGAGTTTTTACAATCGGTGATGGAGGCGGCACATCAGTTTCAAGGTGTGACGGATTCGACGATGAACCACGGTGAGGGCTGGCAGTTTATTCAGGTGGGGCGGTACATTGAACGAGCGTGCGCGACGGCGCTGTTGCTTCAGGCGTACCACGTTGATCTGTGGGAACATCCCGAGAGGGCGATAGACGGCAATGAGTACCTGGACTGGATGGGGCTGCTGCGCTCTGCGACTGCATTTGAGGCGTACTGCAAGGTATATACCGCCGACCTGACGCCTGATCAGATCTTCGAGTTTCTTCTGCTCGATGAAGAGTTTCCGCACTCAGTTCGATTTTCGATCGATAGCCTTCAGTGCGCGCTCGAGAAGATTCAGGGGGACAGCGGCAGGAGCCGCGCTGACGGCTTGCGGCGGTTGAGCGGGCGACTGCAGTCGTCGCTAAACTACAGCAGCGTGGACGAGATTTTGAATCAGGACGTGGTGGCGTATTTGGGGGGCATCCAGGCTCAGTGCCGAGCGATTCATGAGACGATCTACGAGTTGTACGTTGACTATTCCATTCAGGCGGCACTGGCAGGGTAG
- a CDS encoding cysteine dioxygenase: MKGTAASLVPGTVSMMNKGRTIDDTHPLHTSVGDFVAGLKELERDLITKDRIAEYMAATTLRAEALQHYIWWRDSFYTRNLIYRDELFEVMTICWSPGQKTAIHTHNGQLGWMTVSQGEVLTHEFHHTSCNAPQNQNVVNIDCMGGATELQIDKVRTVGCAEGTGMVTVDKLQTIHQIENAGKGGCISLHVYSKPFDSCIAFDLEKQRCYRRQLSYFSKDGELVEK, encoded by the coding sequence TTGAAAGGGACGGCAGCCAGCCTGGTGCCGGGTACGGTGAGCATGATGAACAAGGGTAGAACGATCGATGATACGCACCCGTTGCATACATCGGTTGGGGATTTTGTCGCGGGCCTGAAGGAGCTGGAGCGGGACCTGATTACGAAGGATCGGATTGCGGAGTATATGGCCGCGACGACCCTGCGGGCGGAGGCACTTCAGCACTACATCTGGTGGCGGGATAGTTTTTATACGCGGAATTTGATCTATCGGGATGAGTTGTTTGAGGTGATGACAATCTGCTGGTCGCCGGGGCAGAAGACGGCGATTCATACGCATAACGGGCAGCTTGGGTGGATGACGGTGTCACAGGGTGAGGTGCTGACGCACGAGTTTCACCATACGAGCTGTAACGCTCCGCAGAACCAGAACGTGGTGAATATCGATTGCATGGGTGGTGCGACGGAGCTTCAAATCGATAAGGTGCGGACGGTTGGGTGTGCGGAAGGGACCGGGATGGTGACGGTGGATAAGCTGCAGACAATTCACCAGATTGAAAACGCGGGCAAGGGTGGATGTATCAGCTTGCATGTGTACTCTAAGCCCTTTGATTCGTGTATTGCGTTTGATCTGGAGAAGCAACGGTGCTATCGCCGGCAGTTGAGCTACTTCAGCAAGGATGGGGAGCTAGTGGAGAAGTAG
- a CDS encoding circularly permuted type 2 ATP-grasp protein — MQPAQSSQFEHAALKNYLLDHAYDEMFLGQGDLHRHCEPLLDHFLSLPSEELQRRKQAADLSFLNQGITFTVYGREEGTEKIFPYDLIPRIITAAEWETVEHGLTQRITALNLFLKDIYNEGRILDDGIVPREVVYSCKHYRRQMMGLQVPRNVYIAVCGTDLIRLESGEFVVLEDNLRVPSGVSYMLTNRRVMKRIFPQLFRSYNVRPIEQYTQLLLGTLRSLAPEGRPEPNIVLLSPGVFNSAYFEHAYLARQMGIELVEGRDLVTHDNVVYMRTTIGLRRVDVIYRRVDDDFIDPLAFRGDSILGVAGLFNAYRAGNVTLANAFGTGVADDKALYAYVPEIIKYYLSEEPVLKNVETYLLTRPKERQHVLANLDKLVVKAVGESGGYGMLIGPQSTKAQQEEFARKIEADPRNYIAQPTISFSRAPCLIGDELQPRHVDLRPYVLYGDKVTIVPGGLTRVALNQGSLVVNSSQGGGSKDTWVLSQ, encoded by the coding sequence ATGCAACCAGCTCAATCATCCCAGTTCGAGCATGCGGCGCTGAAAAACTATCTGCTGGACCATGCTTATGATGAGATGTTCCTCGGGCAGGGTGACCTGCATCGGCACTGCGAGCCTTTGCTGGATCACTTTTTGTCGCTGCCTTCCGAGGAGTTGCAACGAAGGAAGCAGGCGGCCGATCTCAGCTTTCTGAACCAGGGCATCACGTTTACCGTGTATGGGCGCGAAGAGGGGACGGAGAAGATCTTTCCGTATGACCTGATTCCGCGAATCATTACAGCTGCCGAGTGGGAGACGGTTGAGCATGGGCTGACGCAGCGGATTACGGCGCTGAATCTTTTCTTAAAGGACATCTATAACGAGGGACGGATTCTGGATGACGGAATCGTGCCGCGTGAAGTGGTGTATAGCTGTAAACACTATCGCCGGCAGATGATGGGGCTGCAGGTTCCGCGGAATGTTTATATCGCCGTGTGCGGGACGGATCTGATTCGTCTGGAGAGCGGCGAGTTCGTGGTGCTGGAGGATAATCTTCGCGTGCCGAGCGGCGTCAGCTACATGCTGACCAATCGCAGGGTGATGAAGAGGATCTTTCCGCAACTGTTTCGCAGCTATAACGTGCGGCCGATTGAACAGTACACGCAGCTGCTGCTGGGGACTCTGCGGTCGCTCGCGCCCGAGGGACGTCCGGAGCCGAATATTGTTCTGCTTTCGCCAGGGGTGTTCAACTCGGCCTACTTTGAGCATGCGTATCTTGCCCGGCAGATGGGGATCGAGCTGGTGGAGGGGCGCGATCTGGTGACGCATGACAATGTTGTGTACATGCGGACGACGATTGGGCTGCGACGGGTGGATGTGATCTATCGGCGTGTGGACGATGACTTTATCGATCCGCTGGCGTTTCGTGGAGATTCAATTCTTGGAGTCGCGGGGTTGTTCAATGCTTATCGCGCGGGGAATGTGACGCTGGCGAATGCGTTCGGGACAGGTGTGGCCGATGACAAGGCGTTGTATGCGTATGTTCCGGAGATCATCAAGTACTACCTGAGCGAAGAGCCGGTGCTGAAAAATGTTGAGACTTATCTGCTGACGAGGCCTAAGGAGCGGCAGCATGTGCTGGCGAATCTCGACAAGCTGGTGGTGAAGGCGGTGGGCGAGAGCGGTGGGTATGGGATGTTGATTGGGCCGCAGTCGACCAAGGCGCAGCAGGAGGAGTTCGCACGGAAGATTGAGGCGGATCCGAGGAACTATATTGCTCAACCGACGATCTCGTTTTCGCGGGCGCCTTGTTTGATCGGTGATGAACTGCAGCCGCGCCATGTGGATCTGCGACCTTATGTGCTGTATGGCGATAAGGTGACGATTGTGCCCGGCGGTTTGACGCGTGTTGCGTTGAATCAGGGATCGCTAGTGGTGAACTCTTCGCAGGGTGGCGGGAGCAAAGATACGTGGGTGCTGAGTCAGTGA